The Pan troglodytes isolate AG18354 chromosome 1, NHGRI_mPanTro3-v2.0_pri, whole genome shotgun sequence genome includes a region encoding these proteins:
- the NMNAT1 gene encoding nicotinamide/nicotinic acid mononucleotide adenylyltransferase 1 isoform X3, protein MRHNNKGGVTVFHLDQQLQVLTMENSEKTEVVLLACGSFNPITNMHLRLFELAKDYMNGTGRYTVVKGIISPVGDAYKKKGLIPAYHRVIMAELATKNSKWVEVDTWESLQKEWKETLKVLRHHQEKLEASDCDHQQNSPTLERPGRKRKWTETQDSSQKKSLEPKTKDGDSLYHPGWSAVA, encoded by the exons ATGCGACACA aCAACAAGGGAGGTGTCACAGTTTTCCATTTAGATCAACAACTTCAAGTTCTTACCATGGAAAATTCCGAGAAGACTGAAGTGGTTCTCCTTGCTTGTGGTTCATTCAATCCCATCACCAACATGCACCTCAGGTTGTTTGAGCTGGCCAAGGACTACATGAATGGAACAG GAAGGTACACAGTTGTCAAAGGCATCATCTCTCCTGTTGGTGATGCCTACAAGAAGAAAGGACTCATTCCTGCCTATCACCGGGTCATCATGGCAGAACTTGCTACCAAGAATTCTAAATGGGTGGAAGTTGATACATGGGAAAGTCTTCAGAAGGAGTGGAAAGAGACTCTGAAGGTGCTAAG aCACCATCAAGAGAAATTGGAGGCTAGTGACTGTGATCACCAGCAGAACTCACCTACTCTAGAAAGGCCtggaaggaagaggaagtggaCTGAAACACAAGATTCTAGTCAAAAGAAATCCCTAGAGCCAAAAACAAAAG atggagactcgctctatcacccaggctggagtgcagtggcatga
- the NMNAT1 gene encoding nicotinamide/nicotinic acid mononucleotide adenylyltransferase 1 isoform X1 gives MRHNNKGGVTVFHLDQQLQVLTMENSEKTEVVLLACGSFNPITNMHLRLFELAKDYMNGTGRYTVVKGIISPVGDAYKKKGLIPAYHRVIMAELATKNSKWVEVDTWESLQKEWKETLKVLRHHQEKLEASDCDHQQNSPTLERPGRKRKWTETQDSSQKKSLEPKTKAVPKVKLLCGADLLESFAVPNLWKSEDITQIVANYGLICVTRAGNDAQKFIYESDVLWKHRSNIHVVNEWIANDISSTKIRRALRRGQSIRYLVPDLVQEYIEKHNLYSSESEDRNAGVILAPLQRNTEEAKT, from the exons ATGCGACACA aCAACAAGGGAGGTGTCACAGTTTTCCATTTAGATCAACAACTTCAAGTTCTTACCATGGAAAATTCCGAGAAGACTGAAGTGGTTCTCCTTGCTTGTGGTTCATTCAATCCCATCACCAACATGCACCTCAGGTTGTTTGAGCTGGCCAAGGACTACATGAATGGAACAG GAAGGTACACAGTTGTCAAAGGCATCATCTCTCCTGTTGGTGATGCCTACAAGAAGAAAGGACTCATTCCTGCCTATCACCGGGTCATCATGGCAGAACTTGCTACCAAGAATTCTAAATGGGTGGAAGTTGATACATGGGAAAGTCTTCAGAAGGAGTGGAAAGAGACTCTGAAGGTGCTAAG aCACCATCAAGAGAAATTGGAGGCTAGTGACTGTGATCACCAGCAGAACTCACCTACTCTAGAAAGGCCtggaaggaagaggaagtggaCTGAAACACAAGATTCTAGTCAAAAGAAATCCCTAGAGCCAAAAACAAAAG CTGTGCCAAAGGTCAAGCTGCTGTGTGGGGCAGATTTATTGGAGTCCTTTGCTGTTCCCAATTTGTGGAAGAGTGAAGACATCACCCAAATCGTGGCCAACTATGGGCTCATATGTGTTACTCGGGCTGGAAATGATGCTCAGAAGTTTATCTATGAATCGGATGTGCTGTGGAAACACCGGAGCAACATTCACGTGGTGAATGAATGGATCGCTAATGACATCTCATCCACAAAAATCCGGAGAGCCCTCAGAAGGGGCCAGAGCATTCGCTACTTGGTACCAGATCTTGTCCAAGAATACATTGAAAAGCATAATTTGTACAGCTCTGAGAGTGAAGACAGGAATGCTGGGGTCATCCTGGCCCCTTTGCAGAGAAACACTGAAGAAGCTAAGACATAG
- the NMNAT1 gene encoding nicotinamide/nicotinic acid mononucleotide adenylyltransferase 1 isoform X2, which produces MENSEKTEVVLLACGSFNPITNMHLRLFELAKDYMNGTGRYTVVKGIISPVGDAYKKKGLIPAYHRVIMAELATKNSKWVEVDTWESLQKEWKETLKVLRHHQEKLEASDCDHQQNSPTLERPGRKRKWTETQDSSQKKSLEPKTKAVPKVKLLCGADLLESFAVPNLWKSEDITQIVANYGLICVTRAGNDAQKFIYESDVLWKHRSNIHVVNEWIANDISSTKIRRALRRGQSIRYLVPDLVQEYIEKHNLYSSESEDRNAGVILAPLQRNTEEAKT; this is translated from the exons ATGGAAAATTCCGAGAAGACTGAAGTGGTTCTCCTTGCTTGTGGTTCATTCAATCCCATCACCAACATGCACCTCAGGTTGTTTGAGCTGGCCAAGGACTACATGAATGGAACAG GAAGGTACACAGTTGTCAAAGGCATCATCTCTCCTGTTGGTGATGCCTACAAGAAGAAAGGACTCATTCCTGCCTATCACCGGGTCATCATGGCAGAACTTGCTACCAAGAATTCTAAATGGGTGGAAGTTGATACATGGGAAAGTCTTCAGAAGGAGTGGAAAGAGACTCTGAAGGTGCTAAG aCACCATCAAGAGAAATTGGAGGCTAGTGACTGTGATCACCAGCAGAACTCACCTACTCTAGAAAGGCCtggaaggaagaggaagtggaCTGAAACACAAGATTCTAGTCAAAAGAAATCCCTAGAGCCAAAAACAAAAG CTGTGCCAAAGGTCAAGCTGCTGTGTGGGGCAGATTTATTGGAGTCCTTTGCTGTTCCCAATTTGTGGAAGAGTGAAGACATCACCCAAATCGTGGCCAACTATGGGCTCATATGTGTTACTCGGGCTGGAAATGATGCTCAGAAGTTTATCTATGAATCGGATGTGCTGTGGAAACACCGGAGCAACATTCACGTGGTGAATGAATGGATCGCTAATGACATCTCATCCACAAAAATCCGGAGAGCCCTCAGAAGGGGCCAGAGCATTCGCTACTTGGTACCAGATCTTGTCCAAGAATACATTGAAAAGCATAATTTGTACAGCTCTGAGAGTGAAGACAGGAATGCTGGGGTCATCCTGGCCCCTTTGCAGAGAAACACTGAAGAAGCTAAGACATAG
- the NMNAT1 gene encoding nicotinamide/nicotinic acid mononucleotide adenylyltransferase 1 isoform X4 — translation MENSEKTEVVLLACGSFNPITNMHLRLFELAKDYMNGTGRYTVVKGIISPVGDAYKKKGLIPAYHRVIMAELATKNSKWVEVDTWESLQKEWKETLKVLRHHQEKLEASDCDHQQNSPTLERPGRKRKWTETQDSSQKKSLEPKTKDGDSLYHPGWSAVA, via the exons ATGGAAAATTCCGAGAAGACTGAAGTGGTTCTCCTTGCTTGTGGTTCATTCAATCCCATCACCAACATGCACCTCAGGTTGTTTGAGCTGGCCAAGGACTACATGAATGGAACAG GAAGGTACACAGTTGTCAAAGGCATCATCTCTCCTGTTGGTGATGCCTACAAGAAGAAAGGACTCATTCCTGCCTATCACCGGGTCATCATGGCAGAACTTGCTACCAAGAATTCTAAATGGGTGGAAGTTGATACATGGGAAAGTCTTCAGAAGGAGTGGAAAGAGACTCTGAAGGTGCTAAG aCACCATCAAGAGAAATTGGAGGCTAGTGACTGTGATCACCAGCAGAACTCACCTACTCTAGAAAGGCCtggaaggaagaggaagtggaCTGAAACACAAGATTCTAGTCAAAAGAAATCCCTAGAGCCAAAAACAAAAG atggagactcgctctatcacccaggctggagtgcagtggcatga